From the Selenomonas sp. oral taxon 920 genome, the window GTAGATGGCTCTGCCGTTCGTGTCATAGATGACGGGCGAGAAGCTGGGCTTGAGGCCCATGCCGCCCGCATCCACGATGACGCCCGTATAGCCGACGCCTCTCGTCTGGACCTGCGTCGTAATCTCAGCCGTAATGGTGGCGGAGATGACCGGCGGAGGCGGCGTGGGCGGCGTGTTGTCACGGATGGCGGGCATGATCGCGGAGGCAAGACCCTGCGTACCGTACATCGGCATGGACATGACGACGCGGTACGCACCGTCCGGCATCATCTGCTCCTCGACGACGACGGCACCCTTGATGAGCGCGCTGACCTTGGTCTTTACGAGGTCGCTGCTGATGACGTAGTTCTCAACGGTCGTCTCGGCATCAACCTGTACGCCGCTCACCTGCTCGGCGAGGTTGCGCTGTGCGTCAACGATGGCGGCACGGCGTGCCATGATGCTTGCCTTGGAGCCGTAGGTACCCATCGGCGGTGTGCCGAAGCCCTCTGCCGTGATCGTGCCCTGTTCCCACTGTGCGGCTGCCTCGGCTGCCTGCATTAGGGTCAGCGTGGGGATGTCGGAATTCGGCGCCATATAGAAGCCGCCTCCGAACGCAAATACGCCTGCGAGGGCGCTGATGAGAGCTTTTTTCTTCAGATTCTTCATAGTCGTCTCTCCTTTGGAGCGGAAAGCACTGATATCTTCAGCGATTCCGTTGCTTTCTTACTTTTTCTTGCCCTTGTTGTTGACACCCATCTTCGTAAAGATGCCCTCTTTTCCGTTCACGGCATCCTTGGTCGCCTTTACGACGGCGTTGAACGCCATCTCTTCGGTGACGCTCGCGGAACCGAGCATGAACGCACCGCCCTCTGCGGACATGCCGCCCGATACGCGGTTCGAGCTGCCCTTGCCCTGTCCGACGAGGACGATGCGTCCTGTCGAGACCTCAACGACGCGGATCGTGACATTTGCCACGACACTTGCCTGGCTGCCGACCAGTCCGCCCGTGAGGCCGGCGAGCCCGAAGGAGTCCTCCTTCGCCGAGAGATTTGTGAGTGCACCGAAGATCTTGTACTCTGCACCGCTGAGGTTGCCGGCCTCGACTGCGGTGTCAGCACTCACGAGACCGGTCATGCCGAGACTCTGCTCGTCCACGAGCCCCTGGAGCTCGATACGCTCGACGACTTGGAACACATCGGGGCGATCACAGATGAGGGCAGTGAGCGCTTCGTTTGCGATGCCTGCGCGGTCCCCGAAGCCCTCCCATTTGTCGGGCACCTTGTTCTGGAAGGGCATGATTGCGACCGTGGGGTTGTCGTACAGACCTGCCTGACAGACGGAACCCATCATCAACCCTCCGAGAAGGACAAGTACGCCCATCATTTTTCTAAACATAGAATTCCTCCTTACGTCTGATCTCATGCTCCTTGCGCGCACCGCACGGGCGGGCGAATGGTGGGGACTATGCAGAAAACACGAATGGAGCCCGCCGCGGGTGCATGAGTGCTGACATATTTGATGTCGCTTGTTATTTTATCACAAATTAAAAGAGATGAAAACTGTAGTATATGACAGGTGAAAAAGTCCTATTTCCTGAATAGTTTGGCGTAATTGCACGTATGACAAGGATGTTTCAGTTCTGTGGGATGAATGTGCTGAAAAATTTTTGAAAAATAATGAACAAACTGCCGCGCGAAAATGAACTCGTGCGGCAGTTCGTTGGTGCGTGATTAGCGGATGGTGATGTTGATCTCGTTGGCGCTGGTACTCTCGATGAAGATGGAGAGATTGGTGCTGCGCTGGAGCATTTGGAGGATGGTGAACGGCTGCTGTGAGGAGGCGATGTCGATGGTCGTCTTGCCTGCATTCGTGCCGCGCACGTAGACGTCCTGCACGCCGCGCAGTTCTTTCAGCTCCCGTACGAGCTGCTCAACGAGGGAGAAGTCATTCGCACGGACGGTGAGCTGGATGCCTGAGAAGGCGCTTGCCGCAGCCTTCAGGAACTGCTGCTCGAGCTTCTCCGCTGCCTTGACGGCTGCCGTCTGACGCGACTTGCGGCGTGCGAGGTTTTCACTGTTCTCGACGCCCTGACCGTCGACGGAGTAGGTGCCGATGATGGTGCCCGTGCCGAAGGAGATGATCTTGAGGTCGAGATGGGTACGCGCCGAGGACATGGGCGACGTGATGTAGCCGCCATGGTTGTTCGGGAGCTTGATATCGTAGCCCTCTGCGTGGCTGCGGCCGATGACGAGGTAGTCAATCGGGCGTGCGGAGGCATCACCGCTGTATGGGAGGCCGCTGTCACCGCGGTAGACGGCATTCAGAACCGCAGAGTCCTGCAGCTGCGAGACGAGGTTCACGTCGACGACGTGCTTGAAGCCGACCTCGAGCAGACGCTCGTTAAGTGCGGTCTCGAGGATCGTGTCATGACCGGGGAGACCGTTGTAGTTGTTGTCGAGATCCGAATCGTCGGAGAGGATGACGACGCCGATGCGCGGATCCTGGAGGCGCATGACGGCATCAAGCCGCTTCATGAACGCGGAGTTCGGGTCGGTGTTCACGTCGACGCTCGCGCGGATGCGGTACTCGCCGCCGTTCATGGACTCGTTGATGACCTGAATGTTCTGGACGTAGCCCTGCGCATGGGAGAGGATCTCGTCCATCTCCACGGAGGTGTTCGACACCACTGTGTTGGAGTTGATATACATGCCGGCAACCTGCTCGACTGCCATGCGTGCCGCGTCACGCATCGCTGCATCGCGGTCAACGCCGACACCGTCGACGGTGACGGTCTGGGCAAATGCGGTCTGAACCATTGCCAGAGCAAGGCAGAGCGCGATGAATAACTTCTTCATAACGTGTGAATCTCCTTTCGTTTGTCAAAGGAATGCACGTGTTTTCTGCATTTTTATCATACCATAAATTTCTGTGCACGTATAGGGGGCTATTGCGGATGAACTATAAAAAGTGCCGCAGCACGGAGCTGCGGCACTTTTGTTCGATGAGGACGGTCTGTTATTTCTTCTTGTCGAGCTCGCCGAGATCGAGGTTCTGGGAGGAGCGAACGACGCTGTTGAAGTTGTCGATGACATCGTTGGGATCCTCCGTACCGGCGACGTAGCTGCGGAACGAGCCGATGAAACGGTTGAGATTCGGCTTGTAGGAAGCGAGAGCGGGGATATCCGGCAGCTTTGCCGCGAGTTCGTTGATTTCGGTGATCTTCGCCTCGGCGGCAGCCTTGTCGATGTTCTCATTGTCGAGCATATCCGCGAGATCGCGCGTCTTGATCGAGAGCTCGAGGAAGTTGGCAGCGTTCGTGCGGCCCTCTTTTCGCATATCCTCGAGCTGGGCGAGGCGCACTTCCTTGAAGCGTGCCGTGACAACGGCGTCGAACTTGTCATAGGCGGGCTCGAACTTGTCATAGAGCGGGAGGTACTGTGCAGTCATCTGCGCAGCGGCGGCATAGTCGTCCGTCAGGTAGCCCTTCGAGGAGTAGTAGCTCTCCATCTTTTCCGCGAGCGGTGCGAGGTCATTCAGGATCTTCAGTACTTCATCCGCCTCCGCGTCGATGTCCTGGAAGACGCCCGCCGACTTCGGGTTGGCGCGCGCTTCCTCAAGATCCTTTTTCAGAGCGGCGAAATGCGGGAGAGAGATGCTCGTCTGCCGTTCACCGCTGCGCATCTTTTCGAGCGAGGGGGAGATCGCGAAATCGAACGTGACAATGACGTGATTGTAGTTGTTGGTCGCGTCGAGGTAGGGCGAGATGGCATCAATCTTGTCCTCGGTCGTGTTGCCGGCGAGTATGCTCGTGACAGCCGAAGCGGCATCCTCCCCCTTCATGTCGCTGCCGCCAAAGCAGCCAGACAGGAGCGCGGCAGGCGCGCAGAGAAGTCCGCCGACCACGAGGACGGAGAGTGCACGGCGCATAGGTTGGTACATGAAAATCCTCCTTTGATAGCAGGGCCGGATGTGATATATGCCACTCCGGCACAATGAACGGGAATGTATATCGTAACTGCAGTCCGCCGCCAGAACATGGGCAGTGGACATACAGCAGTTAGCCAATGCCGACGAGAGCGCCCGCGACACTGAGCACGCCGTTCACAATGCCGCCGAGAAACGAGCCGATGCCGCCGCGCTTCTTTCCAACACGCTCTTCGGCGCGCTCAAGCTGCTCCGCAAGCTGCTTGTCTGTCTTGTCCGATGCCTCCCACGCGAGGCGAAAGAACTTTGCGGCCTCCTTCCAGCGTTTCTGTCGTTCACAGATGAGCGCGTAGTACTGATCGCCGCGCCAGAGCGGATAGAGCTCGTTCGAGCGCGAGATCTCATCCGCGCTGCGCAGGTTCTGGATGGCGGTCTTGTCCTCGCCCATCTCGTAGTAGGCGATGCCGCGCAGACAGTAGGCATAGGCGAGCGCATCGCCTGTGACGCGCGGGTCGCCGATGAGGCGTGTGACCTCGAGTGCTCCTTCCCTTGCCTGTCCGCTTCGGATGAGGCGCAGTGTCTCGTCAAAGATCGCCGTATAGGGGAGGGCGTCCGCGAGCCGCGTGCCGCGTGCCGCCTCGGCTGCCTTTTGCCGCTGCACATCGCGCAGACGCAGGGCGTTGTTCTGCGCCTCCAGCGTGTCGCGCTCCTTTTGAAGGCGTGCAATCTCTGCCTTTTTCTCCGCGAGGGCAGCGACATCAACTTCGGAGGTGTCTACCTCGCATGTGAGACGGACGCGGTACCGCCATGTTCCGTTGACAACCTCGGGAATTGCCTCCTCCTTGATGATGTGGAGGATGGAGCCCGCAATCGTGCGCACCTCGTCCTTCGTCAGGGTGAAGTCCTGCGTTTCGGCAGAACTTTCGACGTAGACCCCCGCCTGCTCCGTTGCCGCACGCATCGCCTCGCGCCGCGCGGCTGCACGCACGTCCTTCGGCATGTCGCTCTCGCCCATGATGGCGACGCCCTCGGCAGTGATGATCTGTGGGGCGGCATTTGCTGTCTGTCCAAAAAGCGGAAGGACGAGCAGCGCGGCAAGGAGTGCTGTATAGACTCGTATGTGCATCGTGTGTCCTCCCCGCATCTATGGGACGATGACAACGCCCCAGCTCCGCGCACCGCCGTCACCGCGCACGGCATGGCGGCGCTCCTGCTCCGCCTTTCGTTCGGCGCGGCGCAGCCGCATCCAGAGGTCGTTGTCCGTCTTGTCCGAGGCGTCCCACGCACTCATGAGATCGTTCACCGCGTCCTCGTAGTCTCCTGCAGCGTAGTGGATCATGCCGCGGTACTCGTAGAGACGCCAGATGGGATAGGTACTGTTCGTGTGCGGTGTGCGCTCCGCCGCCGTGAAGTCCGCGAGGGCGAGCGCACTGCTGTGCTGATCGTAGTAAGCGCGGCCGCGCAGCACGTACGCGTAGGCGCGTACATCACCCGTGACGCTCGGGTCTTGGAGGAGCAGCGAGAGATCGGCAATGGCGTGGTCGGTCTCGCCGCGCAGGATCATTGCCGCCGTATCGTCGAAGATGGCATTCTGCTTGTATGTCTCTGCAAGCTGTGCGCCGATCGCAGATTTCTCCGCAGCATCTGCCCGCTCATAGCGTGCGAGGAGGGCATCGTTTTGCTGCTTCAGCTCGTCGCGCTCCTTCTGGAGACGCGCGATCTCAGCCTTGTTCTGGGCGAGCGCTCTGAGGTCGATCCCCTCCGCATCCACCGCGCAGACGAGGTGAACCCGGTAGCGCCATGCACCCCCAACGAGCTCGGGCGTTACCTCCTCGTGCAGGACGCGC encodes:
- a CDS encoding DUF3829 domain-containing protein, producing MYQPMRRALSVLVVGGLLCAPAALLSGCFGGSDMKGEDAASAVTSILAGNTTEDKIDAISPYLDATNNYNHVIVTFDFAISPSLEKMRSGERQTSISLPHFAALKKDLEEARANPKSAGVFQDIDAEADEVLKILNDLAPLAEKMESYYSSKGYLTDDYAAAAQMTAQYLPLYDKFEPAYDKFDAVVTARFKEVRLAQLEDMRKEGRTNAANFLELSIKTRDLADMLDNENIDKAAAEAKITEINELAAKLPDIPALASYKPNLNRFIGSFRSYVAGTEDPNDVIDNFNSVVRSSQNLDLGELDKKK
- a CDS encoding CsgG/HfaB family protein, which translates into the protein MFRKMMGVLVLLGGLMMGSVCQAGLYDNPTVAIMPFQNKVPDKWEGFGDRAGIANEALTALICDRPDVFQVVERIELQGLVDEQSLGMTGLVSADTAVEAGNLSGAEYKIFGALTNLSAKEDSFGLAGLTGGLVGSQASVVANVTIRVVEVSTGRIVLVGQGKGSSNRVSGGMSAEGGAFMLGSASVTEEMAFNAVVKATKDAVNGKEGIFTKMGVNNKGKKK
- a CDS encoding LPP20 family lipoprotein produces the protein MKNLKKKALISALAGVFAFGGGFYMAPNSDIPTLTLMQAAEAAAQWEQGTITAEGFGTPPMGTYGSKASIMARRAAIVDAQRNLAEQVSGVQVDAETTVENYVISSDLVKTKVSALIKGAVVVEEQMMPDGAYRVVMSMPMYGTQGLASAIMPAIRDNTPPTPPPPVISATITAEITTQVQTRGVGYTGVIVDAGGMGLKPSFSPVIYDTNGRAIYGVSNINYDQAISQGMVGYSSSVSSAQALPRAGRSPLVVKAVQVRGGNNSTNPVNVVVSVDDGDRILAANAQSQMLMNGSVVFVR